atgcgtgcatgtgTGTTGTATTCTATCTTTCACCATTTCCCCCTGTTCTGTCTTCACAACCTCTCCGGTTGCTTGAGCTTTGAACGCCCCATAGAGGACTTTGGCAGGACTCCCTCCCGTGGGGCATTCTGGGGCAAGTGCCTGAACGCTGAGCAAGGCGtgttatttttcttattattttccttcttgttaaaaggacttttaataacaacaaagcaaaagcaaaaatgcCTCTCACAGCTTTCAGGCAGTCTGTGGTCAGCAGCACAGGGAAGCCCCAAGGGAGGGAATCCTAGCTAAGTCCTCCATGGAAGCTTAACAAAGAGCTGAAGCAGCCGGAGAGGCTGCAAGGatagaatgggggaaatggtaTAAGAAAGAGCACATACGAACctctcagccacctccttacagtaaggtaaatACTGAAGTCCTGCATCTTGAGACatctctccaaaattctcaccccttcccacaatttttgagGTGCAATTTCTTTTCGCCCCTCCCACCCAACAAAAAGTCAAAATTGAAAAATCCGGCACAGTGTTAGTGGGAATAGAATGTAAGATATaagtctgcacatgctcagaggagaGTGGGCAGTGGCGCAGCTAGGCCTGGACCTTGGAGCCACAGATCAGGGTTCCATAGCCCACAAGTCCCCCAAATTACCACAAGAGAGtggcaggtgcagaagcaaaccccattttattcctATAGTCATGATggtactatgatttaagtgagtttcaaatgcagaactgcacatgctcagagtgtcGTTGTTTAATCAGGGCTGGCAACACGGTTTTGTGGTATattaggaatgtagaagcagttgtaaagtgtGGCATGGAGAGGGGTGGAGAAGACAAATGTTAGTTGTCTACCTCACAACTGAAACAATATGCATGGCCATCTAAAAAGGGGCACATTAAGTCCAAGATTTAAACTTACCTAGTTGCACCACTGATCCACCCCTTCACTGGGCAACCATATCCGAGGCCGGAGCAAATTAAAATGATCTTGTCTCGAGATGATGCAGACTAAAAACTCTTTAGGCAGGCATTCCTTTGCTTGTTCCGCTTGCCTTAGTAGATATGATTACTGTTAGACACCATGGTAAGCATTAACCCAAAGTAGCTACAGTCAAGAAGTCCTTTTGGTCATCTTTTATTATCAACTGTGCGCTACTTAGGaggctttttattgttgtttttatcacaTCGCATGGATGCCTGCAGCCGAGCTTTTCACACTTTTGCAACTCAAAAGAGTgctctggtggggggggggagaggccgtCATTCTTCCTCTGAACCTGTTTACTTTCAGCTTCGTGTATTAGATGGATAAGATAGGAAATGAATTCCCTGCACAGCGGACGTATCAGTCGCACTAGACTCCCAGGCTGCATTCGGGAAGTAATGATCAGAGTGTCTGAAACCTCCTTTGATCAGAATTCATTGGAAAGACCCAAATCGCAGGGCCCAATAGATTTTCAGTTGTAACTTAATTCCTAATGAAGTGAAGTCTTCGCTTGGTGAGTTTTTGACACAGCTGGACATCACTAGCAATTCTTCAACTTGCAAGACTTCAGCCAAAGGAAAGCACGGGGGCCTAAATGAGTCCCAGCAGTCTGTTCTTCCCAGACAGTGTTGAAATCTCCTGCTCGGGCATTCATATAATGACGAGGAGGCTTCGTTCGTGTTCCCGGGCTAGATCAGAGTGCCACCGCACAACCTGCGGCACGTTATCCATTAGAAGAATCGAAAGGCCATGCAGGTCAAGGTTGGCGTGTGTTCACACACTTATGGGAGCCAGTTTACACCACTCTTCTGCACAGTACGTCCAGCATGGCCAGGTGCTGGCCGTTGCTTGCATTTGCCAAGAATAGAGAGAGtctatatttggggggggggggttgaaaagaaaaagagaaatgaaaaAGGTTCTGTTTCAAGAAACACAAAGGGCATTCCAAAGGTGCTAGAAAATGGTATGTAGTCTGTTTCTatgcttttttatggttttaaattttgcatattagtttttaaatgttcaatgtttttaatctttgtaaacctcccagagagcttcggctgtggggcagtatataaatataataaataaatacgtgccAATAGCCAGTCAAAATTCAACCAGAAACTTGAAGTGAATGTCAAAAACTACAGCAGGGGTTTGGGCCTATCAGCCTCAGGCCTCTGGGAAAATCAGACCCACCTGTGGTCCCAACCGAACCCTCCAGGGTTTGCCAGATCAACCTACCCCATTTCCCCAACCATTGATTGCTTGGCAGTTCCACGGATTTCACagatcactccccccccccgattctaTAAGGTCCAAATGCTCTCCTAAGAcatagggcgttcctagacgaggccttagcgcgccttgagagccggtttccctgctgtgcttccacatgacgcacaggggaatccgactccaggccgcactgaagcctcctctaacgcgccataagcgaagtcgcttatggcgcgccttttccccagccccagcctgaggcgggggctggggaatgtctagctacttccgtggctttttgcggctacttgcttactcgcgagtagccgcaaaaagccggggggggagatcccgggggggggagaaggaagcacagacgccacagaacacacacacacatggagggagaaggaggagagatgacacatgggacacggagggagagaaagatcaggaagagatcaggagcaaatgggggggttaactaaaaaaaaccccttagcttctccgcagtcttcgggccgcacgtggcccctttaaacttaaaaaaaaaatggtggacgctgcagggatcccgacgtccctgtgcgtcccgcgtctggaagcccgggcagcgcgcgctaacatcagcgcctcgtcgccccgcctccctgccggcttatcccggcaggtctagcaaagcccctagttactgggagtaagagctttaagctaaaatatgatggTATTTGTTgaattttgccccctccctttctgcctttggctacaccccctttgcctttagccctgcccactcTGGAATGCAGACtctgagagcatctctgaaattgaatttgaccaTCTGAGCTAAAGTGGTTCAACACCCTTGTCCTACAGACTGTCCTTCTGAGAattctaaatgttttttttaggaaagggttacttttctctctctactttCTAAATGTGAGTATTAAAATTAGGAGCTGTCCCACCTATCAAGGATGTATGGCTCTCTTCCAGACTTTGGTGGACATCCTAATGTTGGTATTAAGGTTTGCACATCGAAGTACACCGAAGCACAGGACTTTGTATGTGTAGACTCCTGACCTgtacagtctttaatattcatgaAGTATGAGGAAGGATTACATCGGAATGTATGTATACATCTCATCCAGTGACTCTTCTATTTGCTGGTCCTGGAAGCAGAAGATGTTTCCAGGCCAAGAAGATGTGTATGCAATGGACAAGGCAGGCCCAATCccaatcccccaccaccaccatacaggCAATTGCAGTGTAATAAACAAGAATCGATTATTCCTAAAATGAGAAATACGCCCAGATCTTACCAGCCTTTGCcaaccatccagatgttttgacctacaattctagatgttttggcctactctGATAAATGCCTCCTAATGGAAAActcttgatttaaaaaacaaaacaaaaatgcagagaATGGATCACTGAGGTTGAAAGTTCAAAACCCAAACCTTCGTATGTCTCATCATACAATGATTTTGGTTACATCATTCTAGTGGATTACATCATTCCAGTGGAAACTCATTTTTAATCTGCATTCCTAAACacgtttagggtgcaatcctgtgtatttATAATAGAATGCTTTCTTATTGCATGTATTATTTGTTTGTATTTAGTCATTTCAAAATCTCTTTGAGTGCTCGAAGACaaaaaggcagcctataaataatCAATGGTGTAGCATAGTGATCAAGAGACTGAtctatgaatcaggaagtccaCATTTCAAAATCTCACTTCTGCTATGAATGCCCCAGGGGCTTTAGGCAAGCTATTCAGTCACAGTCTCTGCTCTCcatctgggattatttagcttataaaaaaggcaagtaagtggagacatgatagagctgcacaaaattatgcacagtgtggagaatgtggatagggagacatttttctcccaccctcctaatactagaacccaaggtcgtcccatgaagctgattggtgggagattcaggacagataaaaggaagtacttcttcacacagtgcatagttaaactatggatttccCTTCCATAagttgtagtgatagccaccactttggatggcttttaaaaggggattggacaaattcctggaggagaaggctatcaatggctactagtcctcatgactaaatgctacctccagtatcagaggcagtacaccaattgctggggagcgtgggtgggagggtgctgttgcactcatgtcctgcatgtcggcctcccataggtatctggttggccactgtgtgaacagatttctgaactagatggacccctgatctgatccaacagggctcttcttatgttcttacaggatTATTACAAGGGTTAAAATAGATAGTATGTACATTAAGTATTATTACCTAAAATCTTAGGTAAAAATCTGTGTGATGTGATATTGCCAAGAATCCTGTCCTGTTGAAGTGGGGGTGGGCCATGTTTggacccccagatgttttggcctacagctcccatcatccctcatcattgagTATATTGgctaaggttgatgggagttgaaggccaaaacatatggagggctgcaagctttaaaagtaaaaactaaAAATCATGTAAGTACTGTAAATAAAGTGCTGCTAAACCCCAGAGGCAGTTTAAAAGTCTATTATGGAACTAAAGGTGGAATTCTGGGCAAAGCAATATTTAGATGTATCCCTGAACTTTATgaaaaactgggggagggggaccaCAAGGAGAGACAAGTTTATAATTTTTGTTGCAGCTGTTTTAACTGGAAACaaatgggacttacctgagcatGAGATCTTTCTTAAGCTGACCTAactcttccttttctcctttcttctttctctcttggcAGGCCTGTGACGGAGGATTAGACAATACCAGTGGAGTCATGCTTCACACAGCCATATCATGCTGGCAGCCATTTCTAGGTCTGGCTGTGCTGCTGATTTTCATGGGCTCCACCATCGGCTGCCCGGCCCGCTGTGAGTGCTCAGCACAGAACAAGTCTGTCAGCTGTCACCGGAGGCGCCTGGCTGCCATCCCCGAGGGCATCCCCATTGAGACTAAGATCCTGGATCTTAGCAAGAACAGGCTGAAAAGTGTCAACCCAGAGGAGTTCACAGCTTTCCCTCTGCTTGAGGAAATAGATCTCAGTGACAACATCGTCGCCAATGTGGAGCCCGGAGCATTTAGCAATCTGTTTAACTTGCACTCCTTGCGACTGAAAGGGAACCGTCTGAAGCTGGTACCTTTAGGGGTCTTCGCTGGGCTGTCAAATTTAACAAAGCTAGATATCAGTGAGAACAAGATTGTCATTCTGCTGGACCACATGTTCCAGGATCTGCACAACCTCAAGTCACTTGAGGTTGGGGATAATGACCTGGTTTACATATCCCACAGGGCCTTTACTGGACTGCTTAGCCTGGAGCAGCTCGCTCTGGAGAAATGCAACCTCACAGCTGTACCAACAGAAGCCCTTTCTCACCTTCACAACCTCATCAGCCTGCATCTGAGACATCTCAACATTAACCATTTGCCTGCGTTAGCCTTTAAGAAATTGTTCCATCTGAAGAACCTAGAAATAGACTATTGGCCTATGCTGGACATGATTCCAGTCAATAGCCTGTATGGCTTGAACCTCACCTCTCTCTCCATCACCAATACCAACCTGTCCACCATACCTTATTCTGCTCTGAAGCACCTGGTTTACCTGACCCACCTGAACCTCTCCTACAATCCCATCAGCAGCATTGAGTCAGACATGCTGGCAGATGTCGTGCGCCTGCAGGAGCTTCACATAGTTGGGGCCCAGTTGCGTACAATCGAACCCCGCGCTTTCCAAGGACTTCGGTTCCTTCGTGTGCTTAATGTGTCCCAAAACCAGTTGGAAACTCTCGAGGAGAACGTGTTCCATTCCATCAAAGCCCTGGAAGTCCTCTGCATAAGCAACAACCCACTGGCTTGTGATTGCCGTTTGCTTTGGATATTACAAAGGCAGCCCATGCTGCAGTTTGGTGGCCAGCAACCGATGTGCGCTGGCCCGGATAGCGTCAAAGAGAGGCCATTCAAAGACTTCCACAGCACGGCCCTTTCTTTCTACTTCACTTGCAAGAAGCCCAGAATACGTGATAAGAAGCTGCAGTACTTGGTTGTAGATGAAGGGCAGACAGTACAACTCTTGTGCAATGCAGATGGCGACCCTCAACCAACCATCGCCTGGCTGACACCACGACGGAGACTGGTCACCACAAAAACAAATGGGAGAGCTACAGTGCTGGGAGATGGCACGCTGGAGATCCGGTTTGCCCAAGATCAAGACAGTGGGATCTATGTTTGTGTGGCCAGCAACGCAGCTGGGAATGACACCTTGTCAGCAACCCTCACCGTCAAAGGGTTTGTCTCAGATCGTTTCCTTTATGCCAACAGGACTCCTATGTACATGACGGATTCCAATGACACCAGTTCCAATGGGACCAATGTGAATATATTTTCCCTGGACCTTAAGACAATACTGGTGTCAACAGCCATGGGCTGTTTCACATTCCTTGgggtggttttattttgtttcttactACTTTTTGTGTGGAGCCGAGGGAAAGGCAAACATAAAACCAACATTGACCTCGAGTATGTTCCCCGTAAAAACAACGGTGCGGTGGTGGAAGGGGAGGTCCCAGGACCACGTAGGTTCAATATGAAAATGATTTGATGGTTGTGCTGCTAgcattcttcttattattattattactactattattatttcccccttctGTGGCATTCTAACCAATTCAATAAGCTTGGCATGTAGGAATTGCCAGGCTTAGAGGCAGCTTCACATGGGCTGTCATGGGATCAAATGGTACACGGAAACCAGGAAGACTATCTGAGGTTGTACAGCAAAGCCTCTTGTTTTGAGGCTCCATGTGTGTTAGGGCTTTTGCAGAGTTGGCATCCAGCAACTAATTGTTTGCATTGCAAATTTTTTGGCATTCTGGGGATCTCAGTAACGAACCGTCGGCTCATGTTCACGGACAATTGTTCAAAACATTTTCTACCActacaaggaaaaaaaaaacacaagaaaagaaaaaaaccctacagtgTAGGATTTCATatttaaagagagaaagagagacatttGTCTACAACATACTCTGCAGTGAAATTTGTATCTATAGCTCTCATTTGCTAAAGGCTCGCATCATACATACCTTCTAGTTGATTCGACACCATAAGGTTAATGTgctactgtattttttttaataggcaTATTTATTGtgtacattttaaagcaatacaaaTGAAAAGTTTTGTTCCTTCCACAGTAACTGACCCAAGTGTGATGTCACTCTTCCCATAATTACAGCCAAATTCCCAAATCGAACCTCTGTAGTCACCAATGAAAGATACTGTCTGGTGTCTAAACCTATGTCAAAGACCAGAGAGGAACTGTAGAGGCAGGCTCAGTTTATCTTGTCCTGTCCTGCTGCACTTCTCTACGTGTAAAGAATGGGCATGTGCCTAATTTTGATATAgaatggaatatttttttaaaatatctgtgaGATCACGCTGGACCAGTTTACTGTACAAAGCCCAAGGTCCAACTTCCTAGTCATTGCTGGTATAAATGCTGGCAAATTACACTTCatcactttccccccaccccaccccaatccctcTGTTTTAATTTATAATCTGTTGTTAAAATGTTGATGTGTACCGGAAGATAGAACCAGAGAAATGCATTCTACCATATTCCTGGGGAAATGCTGTCAGTGTTGCATTTATAGAAGTGAATGAAAACACTGTGAAAGGTCGGCTGACTGGAAGAGTGTCTTCCGTGATGCCAACAAACCAGAGTTAGCCATGCATAATAAGAGGGCATGCCATCCAGCATAGCATTCTGCACTTGATAGCTTGCACAAGTACTGCCAAATTACGAGCCACGGTCAGTTTTGTATTTATAGGCAGCATAGGCTGATTTGCACAGTCCTTTGCTTATGGGTTTTCCTCACGCAAATTGTCCCAGGCaacatgattctatgaagagagaAAAGCCTAAAGACACTATTTCAAATTGCAGTAAGACGGAGAGCAAAGGGATGCTGGTAGGGGAATGAAACTTTTATAAAGACCTGCACTTGTTTTTATAATACCCTGCTCTTGGATATAATCCAAGAGCAGGGTATATAATATATAGTCCaatgtattttaagagcatttgtcaTTCTTATTATTTTATATCTCACAATGACTGTATTATAGTTGTAACCAGGACTAAGAaggcaccttttaaagaaaagaatgtgTGCCTTTGGTAGAAATATCTGGTATATAGTTCTGTTTAAGTGTTTATAAACAGTATCCAGTGAGATATAGATGCTCCTGAAGTATATCGTCTGGTCTGAAAATTGAATTGAGTAAGATGGCTGCCATTCCTGAATGGGCATCCATGGTGGAGAGATGTACTGTGTGAACTGGTGGTATAGATGGGTACActctgcagggttttttttgtgaTCACAGTGCCTCTAAAAAGAATGTACCGTGGCCATTTTGGAAAGTGGTCTGAAGCAGACACACATGCTACAGGTTCATGGCACTTTTTCCTCCCCGTCACTGCCCTGCAGTTGGTCACGTAAAGAAAATAATGGGACAAATATTACTGAGTGAACCGGCTCTTACAAAGGCAAATTCTAAAACCTGTTAATGTCTCTcatgtgattattttttttacaatttcaTGATCGCTTTAACTATTCTTCTCACCATTTTAGTACTTATATTTCCTTGCCATTTCCCAGGATGAAAGGGAATACACTGCGGGCAGGAAAGGATTGGAGATTGGGAATAAGAAGTGCTTATGCTGATTTAtttgttatgtgtgtgttttcctctcaATGTCATACAAAAAGGGCATGAAATTTGGACTGCAATGGCAATGTGACATAATCTTGACATGATAAAAACTGAGGCAGTGTGTTCTAGTTGTTGCTCAACATTCCAACATTCTAGCTGAAAtgccccattcattcattcattcattcattcaaattttTGGCCGATAACCACAGaataattttggaatgatcttgAGGAATTATGAAGAACAATAATCAGTGAGTGAGCAGTTGTTTTTGTTAGACGATTAGATGAAATTTTTCAAAGCCATGTATGGGATTTAAAACACATCTATAGAAGACATATATCCAAAATGTAAATCTGATCTTTCAATGAATATAAGAAAGGTGAAAGTCATATTGCCTCCGGTTGAGATTTCAAAGCAGTTCTAAGggatttaaatgcattttccacTCCATTCCATAGATGTTTTTCTAAATCCATAGGATTTAGAATGCAATAAAGTCAAAACATCATTTGCGCTGTCTCATTTACAATTTTGTTTTCAAATCAATGTAAGGGCATTTAGATAAAATTTTCTCAGTACCAATACAGGGTAGGCTTAACAACCCATGCTGTTTACTTTCAGACCAGTATATATAACCTATGATATCAGCATAATGTTACATTTAGTGTGGTTGTGCTTGCATAGCTCTTGATACATCACATCCTAAGCATATTCATGCTTGTGCAGCATGTCTAATAACAGGTTCTTATAATACAGTACGGTGTGCTGTGGTGGTCACACATTTGCCATTCCAGAACACACTAACCTGGCAGCTCAGGAACATGAAATTCATAGGAGAAGGGGCCTGGGAGGTTTAACTTTAATTTACGAAGTAATCACACCATTATCCCTTTTCACATGGGCATACTGTTCTTACAATAGAAGACTACCATGGGAGACAATCATGAGAATGCAGTAACTATGCTATTTCTGTAAAGTAATGCCCCATTCACACTTATGACCACAGCTCTGAAGCTGTTTCTCTGTAGCCTTCTCCCACACTGCACCAAGAGCATTTGGATAATAGCACTATAGGTATGGAGCCAATATTATGGTTCTTCCACAGTAGATCACCCAGCAGGAAGGATGAGCCATGCAGTTGGCCCAACTTAAATGGTTTCTGTATCCAAAGGGCTGACAAGCAGCGTGAGGAGAGGGGGGAATCCAGTGAGCCCAGGGGATTTTGCTGCCTGACCCAGAGCAGCAAAAATTGCCCCCTACATAAAACCCAAAGGCAGCCAAgtggatggatccagatttagtcatacttagggtagACCCTCAGAGATCCATATTGGGAACAATACTTTTGAAcgtattcataaatgatctggttCAGGAATAAGCAGTGAAGTGGCAAAGTTTgctgatgataccaaattatttagggtggttaaaactgGATTTCAGggaactccaaaaggatc
This Elgaria multicarinata webbii isolate HBS135686 ecotype San Diego chromosome 6, rElgMul1.1.pri, whole genome shotgun sequence DNA region includes the following protein-coding sequences:
- the LINGO2 gene encoding leucine-rich repeat and immunoglobulin-like domain-containing nogo receptor-interacting protein 2 → MLHTAISCWQPFLGLAVLLIFMGSTIGCPARCECSAQNKSVSCHRRRLAAIPEGIPIETKILDLSKNRLKSVNPEEFTAFPLLEEIDLSDNIVANVEPGAFSNLFNLHSLRLKGNRLKLVPLGVFAGLSNLTKLDISENKIVILLDHMFQDLHNLKSLEVGDNDLVYISHRAFTGLLSLEQLALEKCNLTAVPTEALSHLHNLISLHLRHLNINHLPALAFKKLFHLKNLEIDYWPMLDMIPVNSLYGLNLTSLSITNTNLSTIPYSALKHLVYLTHLNLSYNPISSIESDMLADVVRLQELHIVGAQLRTIEPRAFQGLRFLRVLNVSQNQLETLEENVFHSIKALEVLCISNNPLACDCRLLWILQRQPMLQFGGQQPMCAGPDSVKERPFKDFHSTALSFYFTCKKPRIRDKKLQYLVVDEGQTVQLLCNADGDPQPTIAWLTPRRRLVTTKTNGRATVLGDGTLEIRFAQDQDSGIYVCVASNAAGNDTLSATLTVKGFVSDRFLYANRTPMYMTDSNDTSSNGTNVNIFSLDLKTILVSTAMGCFTFLGVVLFCFLLLFVWSRGKGKHKTNIDLEYVPRKNNGAVVEGEVPGPRRFNMKMI